In Sphingobacterium zeae, one genomic interval encodes:
- a CDS encoding SusC/RagA family TonB-linked outer membrane protein has protein sequence MKKDIGKSRRRISTLLVLMALGIPSIGWAQQRNVRGKVLDSNNKPIAGVTISVQNADSRIETTTNADGSYSISVPEGKKLLFKSLGFSAKEVVTEGKSTINIVLQSDDMQLETVVVVGYGTQRKQSLTGAIASVKGTEMRQTKNENPQNMLTGRVAGVRVWQKSAEPGAYSANFDIRGMGAPLVVIDGVPRTSEDFQRLNPSDIEDVSVLKDASAAIYGVRSANGVVLVTTKKGKEGKTIVNYNGSYTFQRPSGLPVLADAISAMTVYNEKSMNNINGGSPIYTEKDFEDFRNGTRRSSDWTGLIFSKYAPQTQHDVSFSGGSNKVQYFIGGGYSYQQGFFKSGDLNYNKYNLRSNISAELAKGLKLDLNISGMADQQNNPYNSAVDIIRNYWRQGVLFPAYADPDNTLLNYEGLDLEQNTVAMMDASISGYRKFKKKTFQSSAALNYDLSNLSPFLQGFSAKALISYDYRADNNSLFRKEYYQYALNKTTGKYDQKLYNLSSPNQMKREFYDKQQVLGQFILNYDRTFGDQHKLAALVGWESQKNDGDNFYGLKNLAFGSDQLLAGVEDGQMTSMYGGIGDYYNEAKSALFGRVNYDFAGRYIAEFQFRYDGSSRFAKGHQWGFFPSASVGWRISEEPFFKSIDALSFVNQLKLRGSYGVLGDDLSDSWDFGWVPGYVYPATSGNAENGYNNQYAPGYMFGDKYITGVSRKAIANELITWYKAKTFNVGLDFEGWNGLFGFTLDYFERTRSGLFQRRTSEFPTVIGAIAPMENANSDRHMGLELELKHRNKINDFSYNIRAIATVTRNKYLTAVQNGPYKNSYDRWRNDNFNDRYQGIQFGYESAGRFENWADIWSYPIYKERDVLPGDYKYLDWNGDGEINDQDEHPFAFDQTPWVNYSFNLETAYKNFDMNLLFQGSALGSMEYKEPLYAIWGTNGGGTLEQYLDRWHPVNPLADPYDPATEWVQGYYGFTGRYPKSNSEFNRVSTAYLRLKSVELGYTFSNLETSSSMRLRVYANAYNLFTITGVRYVDPEHPDDNLGRMYPLNKTYSLGLSLTF, from the coding sequence ATGAAAAAGGATATAGGGAAATCGAGGCGGCGAATCAGCACACTGCTTGTGCTGATGGCGCTGGGTATTCCGTCGATCGGATGGGCCCAACAACGGAATGTCAGGGGAAAAGTATTGGATAGTAACAATAAGCCGATTGCTGGAGTGACGATATCTGTTCAGAACGCAGATAGTCGTATAGAGACAACGACTAATGCGGACGGAAGCTATTCCATTAGTGTTCCTGAAGGTAAAAAGCTATTATTTAAATCCCTCGGTTTCAGTGCAAAGGAGGTGGTTACTGAGGGTAAATCCACCATTAATATCGTATTGCAAAGCGATGACATGCAGCTGGAAACAGTTGTCGTAGTGGGTTATGGTACGCAGCGTAAACAATCACTAACCGGTGCCATTGCATCTGTCAAGGGGACAGAAATGAGGCAGACGAAAAACGAAAATCCACAGAATATGCTAACTGGTCGGGTGGCCGGTGTACGCGTTTGGCAGAAGAGTGCAGAGCCAGGAGCTTATAGTGCTAATTTTGATATACGTGGTATGGGAGCTCCTTTAGTCGTAATTGACGGGGTACCCCGTACAAGTGAAGACTTTCAGCGTCTCAATCCAAGTGATATTGAAGACGTTTCGGTACTGAAGGATGCATCGGCTGCTATTTATGGGGTGAGGTCGGCAAATGGTGTTGTACTTGTAACGACAAAAAAGGGAAAAGAAGGGAAGACGATCGTCAATTATAATGGATCTTATACTTTTCAAAGGCCTTCGGGACTGCCTGTATTGGCTGATGCAATCAGCGCCATGACGGTCTACAATGAGAAATCCATGAACAATATCAATGGTGGTAGCCCCATATATACCGAAAAGGATTTTGAAGATTTTAGAAATGGTACACGACGTTCGTCCGATTGGACGGGTCTGATTTTTTCAAAATATGCGCCGCAGACTCAACACGATGTTAGCTTTTCTGGTGGAAGTAATAAAGTTCAATATTTTATTGGGGGTGGTTATTCCTACCAGCAAGGCTTTTTTAAATCAGGTGATCTCAATTATAATAAATACAACTTACGGTCTAATATTTCGGCAGAATTGGCCAAGGGATTGAAACTTGACTTAAATATCAGTGGCATGGCCGATCAGCAAAATAATCCTTACAACAGTGCTGTTGATATCATTCGGAATTATTGGCGTCAGGGTGTATTGTTCCCTGCATACGCAGATCCTGACAATACCTTGCTAAATTATGAGGGGCTTGATCTAGAGCAAAATACAGTCGCGATGATGGATGCATCTATTTCCGGTTATCGCAAATTCAAAAAGAAGACCTTTCAATCTTCCGCCGCGTTGAATTATGATCTGAGTAATTTATCTCCTTTTCTTCAAGGATTTTCGGCAAAGGCATTGATTAGTTACGATTACCGTGCAGATAACAATTCCCTATTCAGAAAGGAATATTATCAGTATGCGTTGAATAAAACAACGGGTAAATATGATCAGAAACTCTATAACTTGAGTAGTCCAAATCAAATGAAGCGGGAGTTTTATGACAAGCAACAGGTATTGGGACAATTTATTTTGAATTATGATCGAACTTTTGGGGATCAACATAAGCTAGCTGCACTTGTCGGCTGGGAATCACAAAAAAACGATGGCGATAACTTCTATGGATTGAAAAATCTTGCTTTTGGTTCAGATCAATTGCTCGCTGGTGTAGAAGATGGACAAATGACTTCCATGTATGGTGGGATCGGTGACTATTATAATGAAGCGAAGTCTGCGCTATTTGGACGTGTTAACTATGATTTTGCTGGACGTTATATTGCCGAATTCCAGTTTCGCTATGATGGATCTTCCCGTTTTGCAAAAGGGCATCAATGGGGTTTTTTCCCTTCCGCTTCTGTAGGCTGGCGTATCTCTGAAGAGCCGTTTTTTAAATCGATCGACGCTCTCTCTTTTGTTAATCAACTGAAATTACGAGGCAGTTATGGTGTGCTGGGCGATGATTTGTCAGACTCATGGGATTTTGGTTGGGTACCAGGTTATGTTTATCCTGCAACCAGCGGAAACGCTGAAAATGGATACAACAATCAATATGCACCAGGCTATATGTTCGGTGATAAATACATTACGGGTGTAAGTCGAAAGGCTATCGCTAACGAGTTAATTACTTGGTATAAAGCGAAAACCTTTAATGTAGGTTTAGATTTTGAAGGCTGGAACGGATTGTTCGGTTTTACCTTGGATTATTTTGAACGTACGCGATCAGGATTATTTCAACGGCGTACAAGTGAATTCCCTACAGTAATTGGGGCCATAGCCCCGATGGAAAATGCCAATAGTGATCGTCATATGGGATTAGAATTGGAATTGAAACATCGTAATAAAATCAACGATTTCTCCTATAATATTCGCGCGATTGCCACGGTGACTAGAAATAAATATCTCACAGCTGTTCAAAATGGCCCATACAAAAACTCGTACGACCGTTGGCGTAATGACAACTTCAACGACCGGTATCAAGGGATACAATTTGGCTATGAATCGGCAGGACGCTTTGAAAATTGGGCCGATATCTGGAGTTATCCAATTTACAAGGAACGTGATGTATTGCCTGGAGATTATAAATACCTAGATTGGAACGGGGATGGTGAAATCAACGATCAGGATGAACATCCATTTGCCTTTGACCAGACGCCTTGGGTGAATTATAGTTTCAACCTCGAAACCGCGTATAAAAATTTCGATATGAACCTCTTATTTCAAGGCTCAGCTTTGGGTTCAATGGAATATAAGGAACCACTTTATGCAATATGGGGCACAAACGGAGGCGGAACCCTCGAACAATACCTTGACCGCTGGCACCCTGTTAATCCATTGGCAGATCCTTATGATCCCGCAACTGAATGGGTTCAGGGCTATTATGGTTTCACCGGACGATATCCAAAATCCAATTCTGAATTTAATCGGGTGAGTACAGCTTATTTACGTCTTAAAAGCGTTGAATTGGGCTACACCTTTTCGAATTTAGAAACATCCTCTTCGATGCGATTACGTGTTTATGCAAATGCTTACAATTTATTTACGATCACAGGCGTGCGATATGTGGATCCAGAACATCCAGACGATAATTTAGGTCGGATGTATCCATTGAATAAAACCTATTCATTAGGCTTATCGCTTACTTTTTAG
- a CDS encoding RagB/SusD family nutrient uptake outer membrane protein has protein sequence MKKLLVILSLAGSIGFVGCADLDIMPKNIVTDQDLLNTPAGMDIYMARMYSLMPFEDFKYMAQWGIEFNGWLAAIGIEGTGEAVTRDGISTSFTGERTAYWERAFELLRDANHLIETLPNYKDKFSEELYNHYLGEGYYVRATVFYAMARRFGGIPLVTKELQYPNTLDNLEIPRSSEEDTWNQILKDYDEAIKLLMTKSPKTGYSNKFVALSFKSEAMLYAGSVAKYNETVSGRLTGLGRKTGVRVIGFDATTARAASQKYFGEAYAAARQVIAAGGYSLYKKKWAANDKEAQYQNMVDMFSDLSSPENIYVKQYVYPTLTHSFDAFSSPFTFRSPLSAGTCPTLDFMELFDGFDRYADGTVKVTTGQSSKDGEYRLYDKPMDFFKNAEPRLRAYVIFPDDIFKDRKMEIRAGIYTGSAPIKPLFTDYSYANADTRYQQLGAYTGSPKTLYLSPRDGSGQQTVDYNGQKMNAAGNEGPFFDNGEATLTGFYVRKWLNTNPAKEVGEGKSDQPFILMRYAEVLLNAAEAAVELKMLGANTADGSDPLQIATSAVNEIRLRAGADLLTGAISGDNTGRDIVRRERRKELAFEHKAKWDLRRWRVLHFDGRDGFWGTQKDKNLYSNNENFRFRGLYPFFSTSTGKYFFDARFQWVSTKTFRYTPIDYYFEIPGGEVAKSPVIDQQPNR, from the coding sequence ATGAAAAAATTACTCGTTATATTATCATTAGCTGGCTCCATCGGATTTGTAGGTTGTGCCGATCTGGATATCATGCCCAAAAATATTGTCACAGATCAAGATCTATTGAATACCCCAGCTGGTATGGATATCTATATGGCTCGGATGTACAGTCTAATGCCATTTGAAGATTTTAAATATATGGCGCAATGGGGGATAGAGTTCAATGGTTGGCTGGCTGCGATTGGCATTGAAGGAACGGGCGAAGCTGTGACCAGGGATGGAATCAGTACTTCGTTTACTGGCGAGCGGACAGCGTATTGGGAAAGAGCGTTCGAATTACTTCGGGATGCCAATCATCTGATTGAAACTCTACCCAATTACAAGGATAAATTTTCTGAAGAACTTTATAATCATTACTTAGGTGAGGGATACTATGTTCGGGCAACCGTATTTTATGCCATGGCACGACGCTTCGGGGGAATTCCTTTGGTGACGAAAGAACTGCAATATCCGAATACATTGGATAATCTGGAAATACCTCGTTCCAGTGAGGAAGATACCTGGAACCAAATCCTTAAAGACTACGATGAGGCCATTAAATTGCTCATGACGAAGAGTCCTAAAACAGGTTATTCCAACAAGTTTGTAGCGCTGTCTTTTAAGTCCGAAGCCATGCTTTATGCTGGAAGTGTGGCCAAATATAATGAAACTGTTTCTGGTCGCTTGACTGGTCTTGGAAGGAAAACTGGTGTACGGGTGATTGGTTTCGATGCGACCACAGCAAGGGCTGCATCACAAAAGTACTTTGGCGAAGCTTACGCCGCAGCTCGACAGGTAATAGCAGCTGGGGGCTATTCGCTGTATAAAAAGAAATGGGCAGCGAACGATAAAGAAGCTCAGTATCAAAATATGGTGGATATGTTTAGTGACCTCAGTAGTCCGGAAAATATATACGTTAAACAATATGTTTATCCGACATTGACACATAGTTTTGATGCGTTTAGTTCGCCCTTCACTTTTCGATCGCCACTTTCTGCGGGTACTTGTCCAACGCTAGATTTTATGGAACTGTTTGATGGATTTGACAGATACGCCGACGGAACAGTCAAAGTGACTACCGGACAAAGCAGCAAGGACGGGGAGTATAGACTTTACGACAAACCGATGGACTTCTTTAAAAATGCGGAACCTCGCTTGCGTGCTTATGTTATCTTTCCCGATGATATCTTCAAGGATCGAAAAATGGAAATAAGGGCAGGAATATACACCGGTTCAGCACCCATAAAACCCTTGTTCACGGATTATTCTTATGCAAACGCGGATACACGTTACCAACAGCTGGGTGCTTACACAGGCTCACCTAAGACGCTGTACCTGAGTCCAAGAGATGGTAGTGGTCAGCAAACTGTTGATTATAATGGACAAAAAATGAATGCTGCCGGAAACGAAGGGCCATTCTTCGATAATGGTGAGGCGACATTAACTGGTTTTTATGTACGTAAATGGCTGAATACAAATCCTGCAAAAGAAGTGGGGGAAGGGAAGTCTGATCAGCCTTTTATTTTAATGCGTTACGCTGAAGTTTTATTAAATGCAGCTGAAGCAGCTGTCGAACTCAAAATGCTAGGTGCGAATACTGCTGATGGAAGCGATCCTTTACAGATAGCAACCAGTGCTGTTAATGAGATTCGCTTGCGGGCGGGAGCAGATTTGCTAACAGGTGCGATCTCTGGAGATAATACCGGAAGAGATATCGTCCGAAGAGAGCGTCGCAAGGAACTTGCGTTTGAACATAAAGCAAAATGGGATTTGCGTCGATGGCGGGTACTGCATTTTGATGGCCGGGATGGATTTTGGGGAACACAAAAGGATAAAAATCTATATAGCAACAATGAAAATTTTAGGTTCAGGGGGTTATATCCATTTTTTTCCACCTCAACGGGTAAATACTTCTTTGATGCACGATTTCAATGGGTGAGTACCAAAACATTCCGGTATACACCTATAGACTATTATTTTGAAATTCCCGGAGGAGAGGTAGCGAAAAGTCCAGTGATTGACCAGCAACCTAACCGATAA
- a CDS encoding DUF3823 domain-containing protein: protein MKNNIFGAIGIICMLSSCSLFEADNYEAPSVALKGIVADASTGEPILTDQGSEGIRVRLTELSWGDNVEHNPDFYCMPDGTFQNTKLFKGNYNITVDGPFIPLVRTDGDGKVLSDDSKNMELNGSHEIKMEVHPFLKVEWVGNPVVENGKVKAKVKVTRAVTEQFFRDKIEPLGNYNVDFLNVTDIQFFVSYSSTVGYRARDERWSSKIEYGGNSFNSKLGQVIDLESVGEIPKGRTVFIRAASRINYDTPRGTGTRRWNYNEAKRVDIQ, encoded by the coding sequence ATGAAAAATAATATTTTCGGCGCGATAGGCATCATATGTATGCTAAGTTCGTGCAGCCTTTTTGAGGCAGATAATTATGAAGCTCCTTCGGTGGCATTAAAAGGTATTGTGGCCGACGCATCGACCGGAGAACCCATATTGACCGATCAGGGAAGTGAGGGTATCCGTGTTCGATTGACAGAGCTGAGTTGGGGTGACAATGTGGAGCACAACCCTGATTTCTATTGCATGCCCGACGGGACGTTTCAAAACACGAAATTGTTTAAAGGTAATTATAATATCACTGTTGATGGGCCTTTTATTCCATTGGTGCGTACCGATGGCGATGGGAAGGTGCTGTCAGATGACAGCAAAAACATGGAGCTGAATGGCTCTCATGAAATCAAGATGGAGGTGCATCCTTTTCTTAAAGTCGAATGGGTCGGAAATCCAGTTGTGGAAAACGGAAAGGTAAAAGCCAAGGTAAAAGTTACCCGCGCCGTAACCGAACAGTTTTTTCGGGATAAAATTGAACCTCTAGGAAATTATAATGTGGATTTTTTAAATGTGACAGATATACAATTCTTTGTCAGCTATTCCTCCACGGTAGGGTATAGAGCGCGGGATGAACGTTGGTCTAGCAAAATTGAGTATGGTGGCAATAGCTTTAACTCAAAATTGGGGCAGGTTATTGATCTCGAATCTGTGGGCGAAATCCCAAAAGGGCGGACGGTTTTTATTCGGGCAGCGTCGCGGATTAATTACGACACGCCTCGGGGAACGGGAACGCGAAGATGGAATTACAACGAAGCCAAAAGGGTCGATATTCAATAA
- a CDS encoding response regulator transcription factor yields the protein MNAKSNLLLVDDHTELLEFIADDLNEDYQITTSSNGKQALDLLASEYFDLIVSDVMMPEMDGFELCQRIKENIAYAHIPVILLTAKNSIESKIQGLEFGADAYIEKPFSPAFLRAQIASLLKNRIKVKEFFIKNPMSQIQQIGQNQSEQEFLLKIEEIIMQHLDDPQFNVDRMADILCMSRPTLYRKINVVSSLSPNELINLTRLRKAAELLIQKQHKVYEISNLLGYSSATHFSRNFQKQFGQSPTEFQESQSK from the coding sequence ATGAATGCCAAATCCAATTTATTACTAGTAGATGACCACACCGAACTGCTCGAATTCATCGCAGATGATCTCAATGAAGATTATCAGATAACGACAAGTTCTAATGGAAAGCAAGCGTTGGATTTACTAGCTTCTGAATATTTCGATCTGATTGTTAGCGATGTAATGATGCCGGAAATGGATGGTTTTGAGCTTTGTCAAAGAATCAAGGAAAACATCGCGTATGCACACATTCCAGTTATCCTTTTGACTGCAAAAAATAGTATTGAATCAAAAATTCAAGGGCTGGAATTTGGTGCTGATGCTTACATTGAAAAACCTTTTTCGCCTGCTTTTTTGAGGGCGCAGATAGCTAGTTTGTTAAAGAACCGGATAAAGGTTAAGGAGTTTTTTATCAAAAATCCCATGTCCCAGATACAACAGATCGGCCAAAATCAAAGTGAACAGGAGTTCCTGCTGAAGATTGAAGAAATTATTATGCAGCACCTCGATGATCCACAGTTCAATGTCGACCGAATGGCCGACATACTCTGTATGAGTAGACCGACACTCTACCGCAAAATTAATGTTGTATCGAGCCTCTCGCCCAATGAATTGATTAATTTGACTAGGCTCCGAAAAGCAGCAGAACTGCTTATTCAAAAACAGCATAAAGTGTACGAAATTTCAAATTTACTAGGTTACAGTTCCGCAACACATTTTTCGCGTAATTTTCAAAAACAGTTTGGCCAAAGCCCAACTGAATTTCAGGAATCACAATCGAAGTGA
- a CDS encoding sensor histidine kinase: protein MINLRFLRFLFFLLLPRLLHAQPYYFNHYQINEGLSNNAVICSMQDSQGFLWFGTKDGLNRFDGNNFKHFNASSVGKNNLGGNNIISLTEDFRKRIWIGTDQGIYCYDPVDEEFRLLSKQFENADVPVIITDQRKKIWFISNGMLYFHDLISHEIRQLTKSDLYITSISCTKNGTVFFGTPEGKIFQIDAGGNPVLMLDFQAKYGAKDWFSIEKIKENHQGDLLIGTSKTGVYSYRFKDKSLKPILGPEQLKQFLYVRDILQPNDHEYWFATESGLFIYQIASQQFINIQKEQENPWGISDNAIYNVLQDKDEGIWLGTYFGGINYYHKNNSIIEKFLPQDRPGSLKGSAVRIIKKGIDHNIWIGTENGGLSKLDPISGRIQNFSDKLGNLANNNIHGILPIGDKLLIGTFVNGLDIFSPKLQKVIYHIDRNSNTPSSDLQSNFLFYLYKTRKGDILVASTRGLYRFDFDKKSFHLINNVPEYMFYTSILEDKKGNIWVGTWRDGLFCYHPTTRYFKHYTHRQNDPSSLPNNRINSLFEDSQQQIWIATEGGMAKKKINQEGFQNIGLAEGMPSNVTLAFLEDRQNNLWVSTSKGLVRYHLPNGRKRIFNLESGLPTIQFNYNSSFDDENGNFYFGTINGLIRFNPEKLNQINYKNQIPIYITNFYINNRAINQYTDPNILSKSILFTKNIKLKHDESSFSLDFAALHYQAPHSIHYSYKMEGLDDRWIDITSNQRAYFTKLSPGKYIFTVKAEDPNGNTIPTFASLKITILPPIWASIPAFICYALIAAGLIIFIIYHFNEKIKQRNRQHLLTVQNLREQELYRSKINFYTDVAHEIRTPLTLIKAPLEKLMDKVDHNPVTDKLLLTMQNNTEKLIALSNQLLDFRKVETEGFKLHFESENISLMVQEIIGNFTVTLQSQGKQIVSQIMPDIIGQIDSDAFDKICYNLLNNALKYSLSFIEVNLNMDIQKNIFILTVKNDGALIPSEERERIFEPFNRLKQNKNVPGSGLGLALTRSLTLKHQGNLLYTTNDLQLNVFTLTLPLNHNTNP from the coding sequence ATGATCAACCTGAGGTTTCTACGCTTTCTATTCTTTCTGCTGCTTCCGCGGTTGCTCCATGCACAGCCCTATTATTTTAATCATTATCAAATTAATGAAGGACTGTCAAACAATGCCGTCATCTGTAGTATGCAGGACAGTCAGGGCTTTCTTTGGTTCGGCACAAAAGATGGCCTAAATCGCTTCGATGGCAATAATTTCAAACATTTTAATGCCTCGAGCGTTGGGAAAAACAACCTAGGTGGTAACAACATCATTTCGTTAACAGAAGACTTTCGAAAAAGAATATGGATTGGTACAGATCAGGGAATCTATTGCTACGATCCCGTGGATGAAGAATTTAGACTCTTGAGCAAACAATTTGAAAATGCAGATGTCCCGGTTATTATTACCGATCAACGCAAAAAGATTTGGTTTATATCCAACGGAATGCTCTATTTCCATGATTTGATCAGTCATGAAATTCGACAACTGACCAAATCAGACCTGTACATCACATCCATCAGCTGCACAAAAAATGGAACGGTGTTTTTTGGCACTCCTGAAGGGAAGATTTTCCAAATAGATGCTGGGGGCAACCCTGTGCTGATGCTCGACTTTCAAGCAAAATATGGTGCTAAAGATTGGTTTAGTATTGAGAAAATAAAAGAAAATCACCAAGGAGACTTATTGATTGGTACTTCCAAAACTGGGGTATACAGCTACCGATTCAAAGACAAATCGCTTAAACCTATACTGGGCCCCGAACAATTGAAGCAATTTCTCTATGTAAGAGATATTTTACAGCCAAACGATCATGAATATTGGTTTGCAACAGAATCTGGTCTCTTTATTTATCAAATAGCTAGTCAACAATTTATCAATATTCAAAAAGAGCAAGAAAATCCTTGGGGCATATCCGACAATGCTATTTATAACGTCTTACAGGATAAAGACGAAGGTATCTGGTTGGGGACGTATTTTGGTGGAATCAACTATTATCATAAAAACAACAGTATAATCGAAAAATTCCTACCACAGGACCGCCCGGGGAGCTTAAAAGGGTCTGCCGTACGCATTATAAAAAAAGGTATCGACCATAATATCTGGATAGGCACCGAAAACGGTGGGTTATCAAAACTCGACCCCATATCGGGTAGAATTCAAAACTTCTCGGACAAACTAGGCAATCTGGCAAATAATAACATCCATGGTATTCTCCCTATTGGCGACAAATTGCTGATAGGCACTTTCGTCAATGGTCTCGACATTTTTTCGCCCAAGCTTCAAAAAGTGATCTATCACATCGACCGCAACAGTAATACACCATCATCCGATCTCCAAAGTAATTTTCTATTTTATCTCTATAAAACCCGGAAAGGGGATATCCTTGTAGCTTCAACACGTGGATTGTACCGCTTTGATTTTGATAAAAAATCGTTCCACCTCATCAATAATGTTCCAGAATACATGTTTTACACAAGCATTTTGGAAGATAAAAAGGGGAACATCTGGGTAGGCACCTGGCGAGATGGACTGTTTTGTTATCACCCGACGACGCGTTACTTCAAACATTACACACATCGGCAGAACGACCCTAGCTCCTTGCCAAATAATAGGATCAATAGCTTATTTGAGGATTCTCAACAGCAGATTTGGATAGCCACAGAAGGTGGAATGGCAAAGAAAAAAATAAATCAAGAGGGCTTTCAAAACATTGGTCTAGCAGAAGGAATGCCCAGCAATGTGACGCTCGCCTTCTTAGAAGATAGACAAAATAATCTTTGGGTGAGTACCTCTAAGGGCTTGGTACGCTACCACCTTCCCAATGGTAGAAAACGGATTTTCAACTTGGAGTCAGGCCTTCCAACTATTCAGTTCAATTACAATTCATCTTTTGATGATGAGAATGGAAACTTCTATTTCGGCACTATAAATGGACTTATTCGTTTCAATCCGGAAAAGCTAAACCAAATTAACTATAAGAATCAAATACCGATTTATATCACTAATTTTTACATCAACAACAGAGCGATCAATCAATATACCGATCCCAATATTCTATCCAAATCAATATTATTCACTAAGAATATAAAACTAAAACACGACGAATCATCCTTCAGCCTTGATTTTGCGGCTTTGCATTATCAAGCCCCCCACTCTATTCATTATAGTTATAAGATGGAAGGACTCGACGACAGGTGGATAGACATTACGAGCAATCAACGTGCATATTTTACCAAGCTCTCTCCCGGAAAATATATTTTTACAGTAAAAGCAGAAGATCCCAATGGCAATACAATCCCTACTTTTGCTAGTCTTAAAATTACGATCCTCCCACCCATCTGGGCAAGTATACCGGCCTTTATTTGCTATGCATTAATAGCCGCTGGACTGATTATATTTATAATTTATCATTTTAATGAAAAGATCAAACAACGCAATCGACAACATCTCTTAACCGTACAGAACCTACGCGAACAAGAACTCTATCGTTCAAAAATCAATTTCTATACCGATGTTGCGCATGAAATACGCACGCCATTGACCTTGATCAAAGCCCCCTTAGAAAAACTTATGGATAAGGTAGATCACAATCCCGTCACCGACAAACTATTATTGACCATGCAAAACAACACGGAGAAACTAATTGCCCTTAGCAATCAATTGCTGGATTTTAGAAAAGTCGAAACGGAAGGGTTTAAATTGCACTTTGAATCGGAAAACATCAGCCTGATGGTTCAGGAAATCATCGGTAACTTTACAGTGACTTTACAGTCGCAAGGAAAACAGATTGTATCGCAAATTATGCCTGATATTATCGGTCAAATCGATTCGGATGCATTTGACAAGATATGTTATAACCTATTGAATAATGCCCTTAAATATTCCTTATCGTTTATTGAGGTAAATTTGAATATGGATATACAGAAAAATATTTTTATATTGACCGTGAAAAACGACGGCGCTTTAATTCCTTCAGAAGAAAGGGAAAGAATTTTTGAACCATTCAATCGCTTAAAACAAAATAAAAATGTTCCTGGAAGTGGTCTGGGCTTGGCATTGACAAGATCCCTGACGTTGAAACACCAAGGTAACTTGTTATATACTACAAATGACCTTCAATTGAACGTATTCACTTTGACGTTACCTTTGAATCACAATACAAATCCATAA